Proteins encoded in a region of the Plodia interpunctella isolate USDA-ARS_2022_Savannah chromosome 27, ilPloInte3.2, whole genome shotgun sequence genome:
- the LOC128681438 gene encoding uncharacterized protein LOC128681438 isoform X1, whose translation MPAPHCRRTVCQTLTYSVYIAGLHLREIKALKLTTQCSGIPVAMANYKASKKGELVAIYRLEFYKNQKKWKFCKNDKKIKKHISSKQKLNETYQVEDESPPVDAPAPLDDAFLETDSDENVKETPKAEPRSRRRWSTILDLKIEPDDYENEDWAIPVKPAVRGCWQPSVERPRSYEDQCEGAGGTGGGEGFTAAHWGDLDQVSQVYASELSVTPGQYSRLPVFAGWVAADTHTAPVKESNILNNILQNVGQKTARNNVAETLRRHIENIGQNVGRPGPELAHMNQSLGRNLYDHTRMGNLRLNLTQNLEQLGYYEHDFKQNIDRTERHYVQNLASFGQNGNGLVGQNGDFGQNEYVGKNMDSFEQNVKFDLEQCEEVLECEDMEWEERAGAGAGAGGWLQGPLAHFYSEPALGEALSAPPCACDVSFSSGDSAAFMRGAHARAHSSELDLVKDTKVKTDVARAACGCACACACALRSSLPQQSTRALRAALRAHAHAARNLLAELRKRAHDYNTQPCPRPPSPDASVPTRDEPPPPHSPPPPHNPPPPPPPHLTDTHPLPGRGRGRRLTTK comes from the exons atgccggctccacactgtcgtcgaacagtttgccaaactttgacgtattcggtatacattgctggtctTCACTTGCGtgaaataaaagcactcaaattgactacgcaatgttcaggCATTCCCGTCG CGATGGCCAACTACAAGGCGTCCAAAAAAGGCGAGCTCGTCGCCATCTACCGGCTGGAGTTCTACAAAAACCAGAAGAAATGGAAGTTCTGCAAAaatgataagaaaataaagaaacacatTTCATCCAA ACAGAAGCTGAACGAGACCTATCAGGTGGAGGATGAGTCACCGCCCGTGGACGCGCCCGCGCCGCTCGACGACGCCTTCCTCGAGACAGACTCTG ACGAGAACGTGAAGGAGACCCCGAAGGCGGAGCCCCGCTCGCGCCGCCGCTGGAGCACCATCCTCGATCTCAAGATAGAACCAGACGACTATG AGAATGAAGACTGGGCGATCCCTGTGAAGCCGGCGGTGCGCGGCTGCTGGCAGCCGAGCGTGGAGCGCCCGCGCAGCTACGAGGACCAGTGCGAGGGGGCCGGGGGCACTGGGGGAGGGGAAGGGTTCACCGCCGCACACTGGGGGGACCTCGACCAGGTCAGTCAG GTGTATGCATCAGAGCTGAGTGTGACCCCCGGGCAGTACTCCCGCCTGCCCGTGTTCGCGGGCTGGGTGGCGGCAGACACACACACAGCGCCCGTGAAGGAGTCCAACATACTGAACAATATTCTCCAAAACGTGGGCCAAAAAACAGCAAGAAACAACGTGGCGGAAACCCTGAGGCGACACATTGAAAATATCGGGCAAAATGTCGGGCGACCCGGGCCCGAGCTGGCCCACATGAACCAGAGCTTGGGCAGGAATCTCTACGATCACACGCGGATGGGAAATTTGAGACTCAATCTCACTCAAAATTTAGAGCAATTGGGATATTATGAGCATGATTTCAAGCAAAACATCGACCGCACCGAAAGGCACTATGTGCAAAATTTGGCAAGTTTCGGGCAAAACGGTAATGGTCTTGTTGGGCAAAATGGTGACTTCGGGCAAAATGAATATGTGGGTAAAAATATGGACAGTTTTGAGCAAAACGTGAAGTTCGACTTAGAGCAATGTGAGGAAGTGCTGGAATgcgaggatatggagtgggaGGAgagggcgggggcgggggcgggggcggggggcTGGCTGCAGGGACCGCTTGCGCATTTCTATTCG GAGCCGGCTCTGGGCGAGGCTCTGTCCGCGCCGCCGTGCGCGTGCGACGTGTCGTTCTCGTCCGGAGACAGCGCCGCCTTCATGCGCGGTGCGCATGCGCGTGCGCACAGCTCTGAGCTCGACCTCGTTAAGGATACTA AAGTAAAGACCGATGTTGCCCGTGCAGCGTGCGGAtgcgcgtgcgcgtgcgcgtgcgcgcTGCGGTCGTCGCTGCCGCAGCAGTCGACGCGCGCGCTGCGCGCCGCACTgcgcgcgcacgcgcacgcggCACGCAACTTGCTCGCAGAGTTACGCAAGCGAGCACACGACTACAACACACAG CCGTGTCCCCGGCCGCCGTCCCCCGACGCGTCGGTGCCGACGCGGGACGAGCCCCCGCCCCCGCACTCGCCCCCTCCCCCTCACAATCCCCCGCCCCCGCCACCGCCGCACCTCACCGACACACACCCTCTGCCCGGGAGGGGGCGCGGTCGGCGGCTGACCAC AAAATAA
- the LOC128681438 gene encoding uncharacterized protein LOC128681438 isoform X6 gives MPAPHCRRTVCQTLTYSVYIAGLHLREIKALKLTTQCSGIPVAMANYKASKKGELVAIYRLEFYKNQKKWKFCKNDKKIKKHISSKQKLNETYQVEDESPPVDAPAPLDDAFLETDSENEDWAIPVKPAVRGCWQPSVERPRSYEDQCEGAGGTGGGEGFTAAHWGDLDQVSQVYASELSVTPGQYSRLPVFAGWVAADTHTAPVKESNILNNILQNVGQKTARNNVAETLRRHIENIGQNVGRPGPELAHMNQSLGRNLYDHTRMGNLRLNLTQNLEQLGYYEHDFKQNIDRTERHYVQNLASFGQNGNGLVGQNGDFGQNEYVGKNMDSFEQNVKFDLEQCEEVLECEDMEWEERAGAGAGAGGWLQGPLAHFYSEPALGEALSAPPCACDVSFSSGDSAAFMRGAHARAHSSELDLVKDTKVKTDVARAACGCACACACALRSSLPQQSTRALRAALRAHAHAARNLLAELRKRAHDYNTQPCPRPPSPDASVPTRDEPPPPHSPPPPHNPPPPPPPHLTDTHPLPGRGRGRRLTTK, from the exons atgccggctccacactgtcgtcgaacagtttgccaaactttgacgtattcggtatacattgctggtctTCACTTGCGtgaaataaaagcactcaaattgactacgcaatgttcaggCATTCCCGTCG CGATGGCCAACTACAAGGCGTCCAAAAAAGGCGAGCTCGTCGCCATCTACCGGCTGGAGTTCTACAAAAACCAGAAGAAATGGAAGTTCTGCAAAaatgataagaaaataaagaaacacatTTCATCCAA ACAGAAGCTGAACGAGACCTATCAGGTGGAGGATGAGTCACCGCCCGTGGACGCGCCCGCGCCGCTCGACGACGCCTTCCTCGAGACAGACTCTG AGAATGAAGACTGGGCGATCCCTGTGAAGCCGGCGGTGCGCGGCTGCTGGCAGCCGAGCGTGGAGCGCCCGCGCAGCTACGAGGACCAGTGCGAGGGGGCCGGGGGCACTGGGGGAGGGGAAGGGTTCACCGCCGCACACTGGGGGGACCTCGACCAGGTCAGTCAG GTGTATGCATCAGAGCTGAGTGTGACCCCCGGGCAGTACTCCCGCCTGCCCGTGTTCGCGGGCTGGGTGGCGGCAGACACACACACAGCGCCCGTGAAGGAGTCCAACATACTGAACAATATTCTCCAAAACGTGGGCCAAAAAACAGCAAGAAACAACGTGGCGGAAACCCTGAGGCGACACATTGAAAATATCGGGCAAAATGTCGGGCGACCCGGGCCCGAGCTGGCCCACATGAACCAGAGCTTGGGCAGGAATCTCTACGATCACACGCGGATGGGAAATTTGAGACTCAATCTCACTCAAAATTTAGAGCAATTGGGATATTATGAGCATGATTTCAAGCAAAACATCGACCGCACCGAAAGGCACTATGTGCAAAATTTGGCAAGTTTCGGGCAAAACGGTAATGGTCTTGTTGGGCAAAATGGTGACTTCGGGCAAAATGAATATGTGGGTAAAAATATGGACAGTTTTGAGCAAAACGTGAAGTTCGACTTAGAGCAATGTGAGGAAGTGCTGGAATgcgaggatatggagtgggaGGAgagggcgggggcgggggcgggggcggggggcTGGCTGCAGGGACCGCTTGCGCATTTCTATTCG GAGCCGGCTCTGGGCGAGGCTCTGTCCGCGCCGCCGTGCGCGTGCGACGTGTCGTTCTCGTCCGGAGACAGCGCCGCCTTCATGCGCGGTGCGCATGCGCGTGCGCACAGCTCTGAGCTCGACCTCGTTAAGGATACTA AAGTAAAGACCGATGTTGCCCGTGCAGCGTGCGGAtgcgcgtgcgcgtgcgcgtgcgcgcTGCGGTCGTCGCTGCCGCAGCAGTCGACGCGCGCGCTGCGCGCCGCACTgcgcgcgcacgcgcacgcggCACGCAACTTGCTCGCAGAGTTACGCAAGCGAGCACACGACTACAACACACAG CCGTGTCCCCGGCCGCCGTCCCCCGACGCGTCGGTGCCGACGCGGGACGAGCCCCCGCCCCCGCACTCGCCCCCTCCCCCTCACAATCCCCCGCCCCCGCCACCGCCGCACCTCACCGACACACACCCTCTGCCCGGGAGGGGGCGCGGTCGGCGGCTGACCAC AAAATAA
- the LOC128681438 gene encoding uncharacterized protein LOC128681438 isoform X5 produces the protein MPAPHCRRTVCQTLTYSVYIAGLHLREIKALKLTTQCSGIPVAMANYKASKKGELVAIYRLEFYKNQKKWKFCKNDKKIKKHISSKQKLNETYQVEDESPPVDAPAPLDDAFLETDSDENVKETPKAEPRSRRRWSTILDLKIEPDDYENEDWAIPVKPAVRGCWQPSVERPRSYEDQCEGAGGTGGGEGFTAAHWGDLDQVSQVYASELSVTPGQYSRLPVFAGWVAADTHTAPVKESNILNNILQNVGQKTARNNVAETLRRHIENIGQNVGRPGPELAHMNQSLGRNLYDHTRMGNLRLNLTQNLEQLGYYEHDFKQNIDRTERHYVQNLASFGQNGNGLVGQNGDFGQNEYVGKNMDSFEQNVKFDLEQCEEVLECEDMEWEERAGAGAGAGGWLQGPLAHFYSEPALGEALSAPPCACDVSFSSGDSAAFMRGAHARAHSSELDLVKDTTCGCACACACALRSSLPQQSTRALRAALRAHAHAARNLLAELRKRAHDYNTQPCPRPPSPDASVPTRDEPPPPHSPPPPHNPPPPPPPHLTDTHPLPGRGRGRRLTTK, from the exons atgccggctccacactgtcgtcgaacagtttgccaaactttgacgtattcggtatacattgctggtctTCACTTGCGtgaaataaaagcactcaaattgactacgcaatgttcaggCATTCCCGTCG CGATGGCCAACTACAAGGCGTCCAAAAAAGGCGAGCTCGTCGCCATCTACCGGCTGGAGTTCTACAAAAACCAGAAGAAATGGAAGTTCTGCAAAaatgataagaaaataaagaaacacatTTCATCCAA ACAGAAGCTGAACGAGACCTATCAGGTGGAGGATGAGTCACCGCCCGTGGACGCGCCCGCGCCGCTCGACGACGCCTTCCTCGAGACAGACTCTG ACGAGAACGTGAAGGAGACCCCGAAGGCGGAGCCCCGCTCGCGCCGCCGCTGGAGCACCATCCTCGATCTCAAGATAGAACCAGACGACTATG AGAATGAAGACTGGGCGATCCCTGTGAAGCCGGCGGTGCGCGGCTGCTGGCAGCCGAGCGTGGAGCGCCCGCGCAGCTACGAGGACCAGTGCGAGGGGGCCGGGGGCACTGGGGGAGGGGAAGGGTTCACCGCCGCACACTGGGGGGACCTCGACCAGGTCAGTCAG GTGTATGCATCAGAGCTGAGTGTGACCCCCGGGCAGTACTCCCGCCTGCCCGTGTTCGCGGGCTGGGTGGCGGCAGACACACACACAGCGCCCGTGAAGGAGTCCAACATACTGAACAATATTCTCCAAAACGTGGGCCAAAAAACAGCAAGAAACAACGTGGCGGAAACCCTGAGGCGACACATTGAAAATATCGGGCAAAATGTCGGGCGACCCGGGCCCGAGCTGGCCCACATGAACCAGAGCTTGGGCAGGAATCTCTACGATCACACGCGGATGGGAAATTTGAGACTCAATCTCACTCAAAATTTAGAGCAATTGGGATATTATGAGCATGATTTCAAGCAAAACATCGACCGCACCGAAAGGCACTATGTGCAAAATTTGGCAAGTTTCGGGCAAAACGGTAATGGTCTTGTTGGGCAAAATGGTGACTTCGGGCAAAATGAATATGTGGGTAAAAATATGGACAGTTTTGAGCAAAACGTGAAGTTCGACTTAGAGCAATGTGAGGAAGTGCTGGAATgcgaggatatggagtgggaGGAgagggcgggggcgggggcgggggcggggggcTGGCTGCAGGGACCGCTTGCGCATTTCTATTCG GAGCCGGCTCTGGGCGAGGCTCTGTCCGCGCCGCCGTGCGCGTGCGACGTGTCGTTCTCGTCCGGAGACAGCGCCGCCTTCATGCGCGGTGCGCATGCGCGTGCGCACAGCTCTGAGCTCGACCTCGTTAAGGATACTA CGTGCGGAtgcgcgtgcgcgtgcgcgtgcgcgcTGCGGTCGTCGCTGCCGCAGCAGTCGACGCGCGCGCTGCGCGCCGCACTgcgcgcgcacgcgcacgcggCACGCAACTTGCTCGCAGAGTTACGCAAGCGAGCACACGACTACAACACACAG CCGTGTCCCCGGCCGCCGTCCCCCGACGCGTCGGTGCCGACGCGGGACGAGCCCCCGCCCCCGCACTCGCCCCCTCCCCCTCACAATCCCCCGCCCCCGCCACCGCCGCACCTCACCGACACACACCCTCTGCCCGGGAGGGGGCGCGGTCGGCGGCTGACCAC AAAATAA
- the LOC128681438 gene encoding uncharacterized protein LOC128681438 isoform X2, giving the protein MPAPHCRRTVCQTLTYSVYIAGLHLREIKALKLTTQCSGIPVAMANYKASKKGELVAIYRLEFYKNQKKWKFCKNDKKIKKHISSKQKLNETYQVEDESPPVDAPAPLDDAFLETDSDENVKETPKAEPRSRRRWSTILDLKIEPDDYENEDWAIPVKPAVRGCWQPSVERPRSYEDQCEGAGGTGGGEGFTAAHWGDLDQVSQVYASELSVTPGQYSRLPVFAGWVAADTHTAPVKESNILNNILQNVGQKTARNNVAETLRRHIENIGQNVGRPGPELAHMNQSLGRNLYDHTRMGNLRLNLTQNLEQLGYYEHDFKQNIDRTERHYVQNLASFGQNGNGLVGQNGDFGQNEYVGKNMDSFEQNVKFDLEQCEEVLECEDMEWEERAGAGAGAGGWLQGPLAHFYSEPALGEALSAPPCACDVSFSSGDSAAFMRGAHARAHSSELDLVKDTIKTDVARAACGCACACACALRSSLPQQSTRALRAALRAHAHAARNLLAELRKRAHDYNTQPCPRPPSPDASVPTRDEPPPPHSPPPPHNPPPPPPPHLTDTHPLPGRGRGRRLTTK; this is encoded by the exons atgccggctccacactgtcgtcgaacagtttgccaaactttgacgtattcggtatacattgctggtctTCACTTGCGtgaaataaaagcactcaaattgactacgcaatgttcaggCATTCCCGTCG CGATGGCCAACTACAAGGCGTCCAAAAAAGGCGAGCTCGTCGCCATCTACCGGCTGGAGTTCTACAAAAACCAGAAGAAATGGAAGTTCTGCAAAaatgataagaaaataaagaaacacatTTCATCCAA ACAGAAGCTGAACGAGACCTATCAGGTGGAGGATGAGTCACCGCCCGTGGACGCGCCCGCGCCGCTCGACGACGCCTTCCTCGAGACAGACTCTG ACGAGAACGTGAAGGAGACCCCGAAGGCGGAGCCCCGCTCGCGCCGCCGCTGGAGCACCATCCTCGATCTCAAGATAGAACCAGACGACTATG AGAATGAAGACTGGGCGATCCCTGTGAAGCCGGCGGTGCGCGGCTGCTGGCAGCCGAGCGTGGAGCGCCCGCGCAGCTACGAGGACCAGTGCGAGGGGGCCGGGGGCACTGGGGGAGGGGAAGGGTTCACCGCCGCACACTGGGGGGACCTCGACCAGGTCAGTCAG GTGTATGCATCAGAGCTGAGTGTGACCCCCGGGCAGTACTCCCGCCTGCCCGTGTTCGCGGGCTGGGTGGCGGCAGACACACACACAGCGCCCGTGAAGGAGTCCAACATACTGAACAATATTCTCCAAAACGTGGGCCAAAAAACAGCAAGAAACAACGTGGCGGAAACCCTGAGGCGACACATTGAAAATATCGGGCAAAATGTCGGGCGACCCGGGCCCGAGCTGGCCCACATGAACCAGAGCTTGGGCAGGAATCTCTACGATCACACGCGGATGGGAAATTTGAGACTCAATCTCACTCAAAATTTAGAGCAATTGGGATATTATGAGCATGATTTCAAGCAAAACATCGACCGCACCGAAAGGCACTATGTGCAAAATTTGGCAAGTTTCGGGCAAAACGGTAATGGTCTTGTTGGGCAAAATGGTGACTTCGGGCAAAATGAATATGTGGGTAAAAATATGGACAGTTTTGAGCAAAACGTGAAGTTCGACTTAGAGCAATGTGAGGAAGTGCTGGAATgcgaggatatggagtgggaGGAgagggcgggggcgggggcgggggcggggggcTGGCTGCAGGGACCGCTTGCGCATTTCTATTCG GAGCCGGCTCTGGGCGAGGCTCTGTCCGCGCCGCCGTGCGCGTGCGACGTGTCGTTCTCGTCCGGAGACAGCGCCGCCTTCATGCGCGGTGCGCATGCGCGTGCGCACAGCTCTGAGCTCGACCTCGTTAAGGATACTA TAAAGACCGATGTTGCCCGTGCAGCGTGCGGAtgcgcgtgcgcgtgcgcgtgcgcgcTGCGGTCGTCGCTGCCGCAGCAGTCGACGCGCGCGCTGCGCGCCGCACTgcgcgcgcacgcgcacgcggCACGCAACTTGCTCGCAGAGTTACGCAAGCGAGCACACGACTACAACACACAG CCGTGTCCCCGGCCGCCGTCCCCCGACGCGTCGGTGCCGACGCGGGACGAGCCCCCGCCCCCGCACTCGCCCCCTCCCCCTCACAATCCCCCGCCCCCGCCACCGCCGCACCTCACCGACACACACCCTCTGCCCGGGAGGGGGCGCGGTCGGCGGCTGACCAC AAAATAA
- the LOC128681438 gene encoding uncharacterized protein LOC128681438 isoform X8: protein MPAPHCRRTVCQTLTYSVYIAGLHLREIKALKLTTQCSGIPVAMANYKASKKGELVAIYRLEFYKNQKKWKFCKNDKKIKKHISSKQKLNETYQVEDESPPVDAPAPLDDAFLETDSDENVKETPKAEPRSRRRWSTILDLKIEPDDYENEDWAIPVKPAVRGCWQPSVERPRSYEDQCEGAGGTGGGEGFTAAHWGDLDQVSQVYASELSVTPGQYSRLPVFAGWVAADTHTAPVKESNILNNILQNVGQKTARNNVAETLRRHIENIGQNVGRPGPELAHMNQSLGRNLYDHTRMGNLRLNLTQNLEQLGYYEHDFKQNIDRTERHYVQNLASFGQNGNGLVGQNGDFGQNEYVGKNMDSFEQNVKFDLEQCEEVLECEDMEWEERAGAGAGAGGWLQGPLAHFYSEPALGEALSAPPCACDVSFSSGDSAAFMRGAHARAHSSELDLVKDTTVSPAAVPRRVGADAGRAPAPALAPSPSQSPAPATAAPHRHTPSAREGARSAADHKIIAQEEML from the exons atgccggctccacactgtcgtcgaacagtttgccaaactttgacgtattcggtatacattgctggtctTCACTTGCGtgaaataaaagcactcaaattgactacgcaatgttcaggCATTCCCGTCG CGATGGCCAACTACAAGGCGTCCAAAAAAGGCGAGCTCGTCGCCATCTACCGGCTGGAGTTCTACAAAAACCAGAAGAAATGGAAGTTCTGCAAAaatgataagaaaataaagaaacacatTTCATCCAA ACAGAAGCTGAACGAGACCTATCAGGTGGAGGATGAGTCACCGCCCGTGGACGCGCCCGCGCCGCTCGACGACGCCTTCCTCGAGACAGACTCTG ACGAGAACGTGAAGGAGACCCCGAAGGCGGAGCCCCGCTCGCGCCGCCGCTGGAGCACCATCCTCGATCTCAAGATAGAACCAGACGACTATG AGAATGAAGACTGGGCGATCCCTGTGAAGCCGGCGGTGCGCGGCTGCTGGCAGCCGAGCGTGGAGCGCCCGCGCAGCTACGAGGACCAGTGCGAGGGGGCCGGGGGCACTGGGGGAGGGGAAGGGTTCACCGCCGCACACTGGGGGGACCTCGACCAGGTCAGTCAG GTGTATGCATCAGAGCTGAGTGTGACCCCCGGGCAGTACTCCCGCCTGCCCGTGTTCGCGGGCTGGGTGGCGGCAGACACACACACAGCGCCCGTGAAGGAGTCCAACATACTGAACAATATTCTCCAAAACGTGGGCCAAAAAACAGCAAGAAACAACGTGGCGGAAACCCTGAGGCGACACATTGAAAATATCGGGCAAAATGTCGGGCGACCCGGGCCCGAGCTGGCCCACATGAACCAGAGCTTGGGCAGGAATCTCTACGATCACACGCGGATGGGAAATTTGAGACTCAATCTCACTCAAAATTTAGAGCAATTGGGATATTATGAGCATGATTTCAAGCAAAACATCGACCGCACCGAAAGGCACTATGTGCAAAATTTGGCAAGTTTCGGGCAAAACGGTAATGGTCTTGTTGGGCAAAATGGTGACTTCGGGCAAAATGAATATGTGGGTAAAAATATGGACAGTTTTGAGCAAAACGTGAAGTTCGACTTAGAGCAATGTGAGGAAGTGCTGGAATgcgaggatatggagtgggaGGAgagggcgggggcgggggcgggggcggggggcTGGCTGCAGGGACCGCTTGCGCATTTCTATTCG GAGCCGGCTCTGGGCGAGGCTCTGTCCGCGCCGCCGTGCGCGTGCGACGTGTCGTTCTCGTCCGGAGACAGCGCCGCCTTCATGCGCGGTGCGCATGCGCGTGCGCACAGCTCTGAGCTCGACCTCGTTAAGGATACTA CCGTGTCCCCGGCCGCCGTCCCCCGACGCGTCGGTGCCGACGCGGGACGAGCCCCCGCCCCCGCACTCGCCCCCTCCCCCTCACAATCCCCCGCCCCCGCCACCGCCGCACCTCACCGACACACACCCTCTGCCCGGGAGGGGGCGCGGTCGGCGGCTGACCAC AAAATAATAGCTCAAGAAGAAATGTTGTAA
- the LOC128681438 gene encoding uncharacterized protein LOC128681438 isoform X3 produces the protein MPAPHCRRTVCQTLTYSVYIAGLHLREIKALKLTTQCSGIPVAMANYKASKKGELVAIYRLEFYKNQKKWKFCKNDKKIKKHISSKQKLNETYQVEDESPPVDAPAPLDDAFLETDSDENVKETPKAEPRSRRRWSTILDLKIEPDDYENEDWAIPVKPAVRGCWQPSVERPRSYEDQCEGAGGTGGGEGFTAAHWGDLDQVYASELSVTPGQYSRLPVFAGWVAADTHTAPVKESNILNNILQNVGQKTARNNVAETLRRHIENIGQNVGRPGPELAHMNQSLGRNLYDHTRMGNLRLNLTQNLEQLGYYEHDFKQNIDRTERHYVQNLASFGQNGNGLVGQNGDFGQNEYVGKNMDSFEQNVKFDLEQCEEVLECEDMEWEERAGAGAGAGGWLQGPLAHFYSEPALGEALSAPPCACDVSFSSGDSAAFMRGAHARAHSSELDLVKDTKVKTDVARAACGCACACACALRSSLPQQSTRALRAALRAHAHAARNLLAELRKRAHDYNTQPCPRPPSPDASVPTRDEPPPPHSPPPPHNPPPPPPPHLTDTHPLPGRGRGRRLTTK, from the exons atgccggctccacactgtcgtcgaacagtttgccaaactttgacgtattcggtatacattgctggtctTCACTTGCGtgaaataaaagcactcaaattgactacgcaatgttcaggCATTCCCGTCG CGATGGCCAACTACAAGGCGTCCAAAAAAGGCGAGCTCGTCGCCATCTACCGGCTGGAGTTCTACAAAAACCAGAAGAAATGGAAGTTCTGCAAAaatgataagaaaataaagaaacacatTTCATCCAA ACAGAAGCTGAACGAGACCTATCAGGTGGAGGATGAGTCACCGCCCGTGGACGCGCCCGCGCCGCTCGACGACGCCTTCCTCGAGACAGACTCTG ACGAGAACGTGAAGGAGACCCCGAAGGCGGAGCCCCGCTCGCGCCGCCGCTGGAGCACCATCCTCGATCTCAAGATAGAACCAGACGACTATG AGAATGAAGACTGGGCGATCCCTGTGAAGCCGGCGGTGCGCGGCTGCTGGCAGCCGAGCGTGGAGCGCCCGCGCAGCTACGAGGACCAGTGCGAGGGGGCCGGGGGCACTGGGGGAGGGGAAGGGTTCACCGCCGCACACTGGGGGGACCTCGACCAG GTGTATGCATCAGAGCTGAGTGTGACCCCCGGGCAGTACTCCCGCCTGCCCGTGTTCGCGGGCTGGGTGGCGGCAGACACACACACAGCGCCCGTGAAGGAGTCCAACATACTGAACAATATTCTCCAAAACGTGGGCCAAAAAACAGCAAGAAACAACGTGGCGGAAACCCTGAGGCGACACATTGAAAATATCGGGCAAAATGTCGGGCGACCCGGGCCCGAGCTGGCCCACATGAACCAGAGCTTGGGCAGGAATCTCTACGATCACACGCGGATGGGAAATTTGAGACTCAATCTCACTCAAAATTTAGAGCAATTGGGATATTATGAGCATGATTTCAAGCAAAACATCGACCGCACCGAAAGGCACTATGTGCAAAATTTGGCAAGTTTCGGGCAAAACGGTAATGGTCTTGTTGGGCAAAATGGTGACTTCGGGCAAAATGAATATGTGGGTAAAAATATGGACAGTTTTGAGCAAAACGTGAAGTTCGACTTAGAGCAATGTGAGGAAGTGCTGGAATgcgaggatatggagtgggaGGAgagggcgggggcgggggcgggggcggggggcTGGCTGCAGGGACCGCTTGCGCATTTCTATTCG GAGCCGGCTCTGGGCGAGGCTCTGTCCGCGCCGCCGTGCGCGTGCGACGTGTCGTTCTCGTCCGGAGACAGCGCCGCCTTCATGCGCGGTGCGCATGCGCGTGCGCACAGCTCTGAGCTCGACCTCGTTAAGGATACTA AAGTAAAGACCGATGTTGCCCGTGCAGCGTGCGGAtgcgcgtgcgcgtgcgcgtgcgcgcTGCGGTCGTCGCTGCCGCAGCAGTCGACGCGCGCGCTGCGCGCCGCACTgcgcgcgcacgcgcacgcggCACGCAACTTGCTCGCAGAGTTACGCAAGCGAGCACACGACTACAACACACAG CCGTGTCCCCGGCCGCCGTCCCCCGACGCGTCGGTGCCGACGCGGGACGAGCCCCCGCCCCCGCACTCGCCCCCTCCCCCTCACAATCCCCCGCCCCCGCCACCGCCGCACCTCACCGACACACACCCTCTGCCCGGGAGGGGGCGCGGTCGGCGGCTGACCAC AAAATAA